A region of the Litchfieldia alkalitelluris genome:
TGGGTCCATTTCTGCCAATTTAATTTCAAATAGTAATTTTAGTATTCGTAATGGCATCATAGCATTAGCTGGTTGGACCATATTCACCGTTGCAATGGGCTTTCTTAATATTAAATCCAAAAAGATTAGAACGCTGGTAGAAGGACAACCAGTTATTGTTGTAAAAGACGGAAAAATTATGGAAGATGCTCTTAAGCGATTAAGGCTCGATGTAGATGCCTTAAGTGCATTATTAAGACAAAAAAATGTGTTCTCTATGGCTGATGTAAACTATGCTATCCTTGAGACAGATGGCAAACTTTCAGTAATGAAAAAAGAGGATAAACAATCTGTCACAAAATCAGACATGAGTATTCAAAAAAATCAGGTAAATCTTTACCCTACTTCCACCGAGGTTATAACTGATGGTAAGATCGTTTCCTCGAATCTTTCAAAACTTAATTTAACTGAAGACTGGCTGGAAGAAAAAGTGAAACAATCTGGATTAACTGTATCTGATGTTTTTTATGCTGAGATTCAAAAAGACGGATCAATTTATATTGACGCTCGTGATGATTTATTACATTAGGCTATTTTCGTAAACTTTGTTGCTTTTAAACCGTCCTATTTAACACTATGAAATAAGTGAAGTGTCGTCTTTTCTTAAGTGATGCTAAACCAAGTATTGTACAATAACAGCTATTTATTCTCTACTATGGTTCGGATAGCAACAATCTTTCAGAAAAGAGCCTTACATTAAAATAAGTTAGTACCAGTTTGACTGGTGCTAACTTATTTTTTAATTTTTTTCTAAATATTTATATATTTCCTTTAAAGCATTTTTATCAATTTTACCTACATGAGTTTTTGGAATAGAGTCAATAATGATGAAGTGCCTAGGTACCTTATACCCTCCTAATGATCGCCCGCAAAACTGTTTTAGCTCTTCAGTAGTTATATTTGCAGTTTCTTTCAGTGATAAAACAGCAGTTACAACTTCACCCCACTTCGAATCTGTTATACCTATAACAGCGACTTCATCCACTCCTGGATGCTGATTAAGACACTGCTCCACTTCTAGAGGATAAACATTTTCTCCACCTGTAATGATCATCTCTTTTTTTCGCCCTACAATATAATGAAAACCTTCAGAATCTTTCCTTGCTAAATCACCTGTATACAGCCACTGATTTTGTTTTGCATTCTTACTAGCCTCTTCGTTGTTCCAATATTCAAGGAATACGTGTTTACCTTTGATTAGTAATTCTCCTACTTCATCTGGAAAAGTTTCGCGCCCTTCATCATTTATTAGCTTAATTTGATTAAACATCATCGGCTTCCCAACAGACCCTCTTTTATCCTTGGTATGTATTGGATCCATAAAAAAGTTATTTGGTCCTGCTTCGGTTAATCCATAGCCTTCTTTAAAAACAATCTTCTTTTTCTCAAATGCTTTATATATTTCAAGAGGACAAGGAGCTCCACCAGATAAAAACGTATGCATTGATGGAAAGGTAATGTTATTAAAAAGAGGATCATTAATCATCATATGATACATCGTTGGTACCATTAATACGATCGTACATCCTTCTTGGTTAATAATATCCATGGCCTTTCTAGGATCGAATTGTGATCCAATGATGACACTCCCACCCATCATAAGGATTGGAATGGATAGTGCATTTAACCCCCCAGTATGAAACATTGGTAAATAAGTAAGTGTGATATCTTCAGACTTTAAGTTCCAACTAACAATTGTGTTTATGCCGTTCCACAGAATTGATTGATGGGTAAGGACCACACCTTTCGGCTTACCTGTTGTTCCCCCGGTATAGATGATTGCCAGAGGATCTAGTTCAGTCACTTCAATTTTAGTTAAATTGGAAGTGAAATTACGATTTACATGATATTCATATTCGGATGAATCAACAATCATTGTTAATTGTTCTGTTGTGTCAATCAAACTGGTTAACGTTGAGTGTACTGCAATCAGAGCTGGTGTACAATCAGTAAGAATATAGCTTAATTCCGACTTTGCTAACCGCCAATTTAATGGGACAAAAATGGCACCAATTTTACCGCAAGCAAAAAGTAAATCGAAATAGCAGATATGATTAGGAGATAACAATGCCACACGGTCTCCTTTTTGAATACCGTTCGATAAAAAAACTTGTGCTAATCTATTTGCACGTTCATTCATTTCATTATATGTATAACGAGCATGATTCTCTGATTCTACGATAGCTGTTGAATCAGGTGATATTCGTGCCCGATGGTTGATCCAGTCCATTTCCCACCCCATTACAATCTCTCCTAACTGTCTATTGAATGTTAGTTAGACTATATAGAAAGAAAGTTACATCACAGTTACAGGATGAAAATCAAGAATGTGCTTAGTCCAGGATTCGATCGCTCACACCCGCCCGATTTTTCACTTTTCTCGCCGGATGATTGACCGGATTTGACCCGGATTCCAGAACTGGCCCGATTTTCTTTGGTTCCCGCCGCATTCGAGCTCACACCCGCCCGATTATTCACTTTTCTCGCCGGATAATTGACCCGGATTTGACCCAGATTCCGGAACTGGCCCGGTTTTCTTTGGATCCCTCCGCATTCGAGCTCATACCCGCCCGATTATTCACTTTTCTCGCCGGATAATTGACCCGGATTTGACCCAGATTCCAGAACTGGCCCGATTTTCTTTGGATCCCGCCGCATTCGAAGCTCATACCCGCCCGATTATTCACTTTTCTCGCCGGATAATTGACCCGGCTTTGACCCTGATTCCAGAACTGGCCCGATTTTCTTTGGATCCCGCCGCCTTCGAGCTCACACCCGCCCGATTATTCACTTTTCTCGCCGGATAATTGACCCGGATTTGACCCAGATTCCAGAACTGGCCCGATTTTCTTTGGATCCCGCCGCATTCGAGCTCACACCCGCCCGATTATTCACTTTTCTCGCCGGATGAACTTCATTAACCTCATTTTATTTCTACCAAAATAAAAAGAGAAAGCAATTTGCCTTCTCCCATTACTGCATCGGATTATCAACATCATTAATTAAAATCCTTACCTCTTCATTCACTCGGATCATACCCGGTCTCTCCACCGCACAGACAATTCCACGTCTTTTGTATCCCGCCTTAACAAATCGGGTATCAAGCTTTGGAAGCGAAGGATAGTTTACTTGAATCATCTGACCTGGGTGAATACATGGTTTGTTTTCTCCCATACAAATTAAGCCCGTTCCATCAGGAAACAATATTCTTGAACCAATCGGTAATGTCGTTAATTCCTCAAATCCGCTAAGAAGCATATTAGCTCCGAGCCATTCAGGTAAAACCTTTTCTACCCCAAGTTCTTCTGCAATTATAGCTAATTGTTCTTCAGAGACCATTGTAAGCTGCCTACGATTTAAGATTTCTGTCCCTTTTTTATACATCGGCTGTCTTACATCAGATTTTGCTGTTATCCCGAAATGACGATCACCTCTCATTCCACCGAATTCAAGCTCAATCTCTTCTAGTCTTCGAGTTACAAAGCTCTCGGGCTGATCTGCAATCATGATTGCTTTTACAATTGCATCGGCTGTTTTCATCTGCATCCACTTCTTCCCAAATAGTGTTTTCTTTATAATACACTATTACACCATTTCTAAGAAGACAGTTGCTCCCATTCCTCCACCCACACAAAGACTAGCAATTCCTTTTTCTAGCTTCCTACGATTCAGCTCATGTATCAAGCTCACAACAATACGTGCGCCTGTACAACCAACTGGATGACCTAGACTAATACCACTTCCATTAACATTAACTTTTTCCCGATTTAACCCTAACTCCTTTTCGACAGCAAGGTACTGTGCTGCGAAAGCCTCATTAACCTCAATTAAGTCGGCATCCTCAAGTGTCCATCCAACATTCGCTAATCCTTTTTGAACGGCGGGAACCGGTCCTCTCCCCATAACCTTAGGATCTACACCAGCAACTGAAAATCCTGAAATTCTCGCAAGTGGAGCTATCCCTCTTTCCTTAGCCTCTTCTTCACTCATTAAGACTAGTACGGCCGCTCCGTCATTAATACTTGAAGCATTGGCAGCAGTTACCGTTCCATCTTCACGAAAAATTGGTTTTAAATTAGAGAGTTTTTCTTTTGTCAGACCTGAACGTGGATTTTCATCCTTACTAACTAAAACTTCACCCTTTCTAGTTTTCACCGAAATAGGCACAATTTGGGAATTGAAATAACCTGATTCCATAGCATGTAAAGCTCTTTCATGACTAAGCAAAGCAATTTCATCTTGTTCATCTCTTCTGATTTCATGAAGATCAGCGAGATTTTCTGCT
Encoded here:
- a CDS encoding DUF421 domain-containing protein; translation: MDIMELILRVALTFITLLALTRIMGRKELSQLTFFNFVSGITIGSISANLISNSNFSIRNGIIALAGWTIFTVAMGFLNIKSKKIRTLVEGQPVIVVKDGKIMEDALKRLRLDVDALSALLRQKNVFSMADVNYAILETDGKLSVMKKEDKQSVTKSDMSIQKNQVNLYPTSTEVITDGKIVSSNLSKLNLTEDWLEEKVKQSGLTVSDVFYAEIQKDGSIYIDARDDLLH
- a CDS encoding acyl-CoA synthetase yields the protein MGWEMDWINHRARISPDSTAIVESENHARYTYNEMNERANRLAQVFLSNGIQKGDRVALLSPNHICYFDLLFACGKIGAIFVPLNWRLAKSELSYILTDCTPALIAVHSTLTSLIDTTEQLTMIVDSSEYEYHVNRNFTSNLTKIEVTELDPLAIIYTGGTTGKPKGVVLTHQSILWNGINTIVSWNLKSEDITLTYLPMFHTGGLNALSIPILMMGGSVIIGSQFDPRKAMDIINQEGCTIVLMVPTMYHMMINDPLFNNITFPSMHTFLSGGAPCPLEIYKAFEKKKIVFKEGYGLTEAGPNNFFMDPIHTKDKRGSVGKPMMFNQIKLINDEGRETFPDEVGELLIKGKHVFLEYWNNEEASKNAKQNQWLYTGDLARKDSEGFHYIVGRKKEMIITGGENVYPLEVEQCLNQHPGVDEVAVIGITDSKWGEVVTAVLSLKETANITTEELKQFCGRSLGGYKVPRHFIIIDSIPKTHVGKIDKNALKEIYKYLEKN
- a CDS encoding MOSC domain-containing protein — encoded protein: MQMKTADAIVKAIMIADQPESFVTRRLEEIELEFGGMRGDRHFGITAKSDVRQPMYKKGTEILNRRQLTMVSEEQLAIIAEELGVEKVLPEWLGANMLLSGFEELTTLPIGSRILFPDGTGLICMGENKPCIHPGQMIQVNYPSLPKLDTRFVKAGYKRRGIVCAVERPGMIRVNEEVRILINDVDNPMQ
- a CDS encoding thiolase family protein → MRNVVITSAVRSPIGTFGGAFKDMLPTDLVVPVLKEAISRSNLGQDDVDEVILGHCIQRTDEPNTARTAALLAGLADTTTGYTVQRQCASGMQAIISAALQIQTGMSDIVVAGGVEVMSSSPYVLKQHRWGARMQHSQVTDTVWEILEDPIHHIMMGETAENLADLHEIRRDEQDEIALLSHERALHAMESGYFNSQIVPISVKTRKGEVLVSKDENPRSGLTKEKLSNLKPIFREDGTVTAANASSINDGAAVLVLMSEEEAKERGIAPLARISGFSVAGVDPKVMGRGPVPAVQKGLANVGWTLEDADLIEVNEAFAAQYLAVEKELGLNREKVNVNGSGISLGHPVGCTGARIVVSLIHELNRRKLEKGIASLCVGGGMGATVFLEMV